In one Bactrocera tryoni isolate S06 chromosome 5, CSIRO_BtryS06_freeze2, whole genome shotgun sequence genomic region, the following are encoded:
- the LOC120778778 gene encoding proteasome subunit beta type-1 gives MHKIQSFPEYQVPGAQHQDFSPYESNGGSIVAIAGEDYVVIAADTRLSSGYTIHTRKQNKLFQLSEKTVLGSTGCWCDTLALTSLVNARMQMYEHLHLKTMSTEAVAQMLSILMYNRRFFPYYVSNVLAGLDSEGKGVVYSYDPIGHCERTTYRAGGSAGTLLQPVLDNQIGGKDRDVKNKPKVPLEKAKEVAKDAFISAAERDIYTGDSVILKVITKDGITEEEVQLRKD, from the exons atgcataaaattcaaTCGTTTCCTGAGTATCAAGTTCCCGGTGCGCAGCATCAAGATTTCTCACCTTACGAATCAAATGGAGg ATCCATTGTTGCTATTGCCGGTGAAGATTACGTTGTAATTGCTGCAGATACACGTTTGAGCAGTGGTTACACTATTCACAcgcgaaaacaaaacaaacttttCCAATTGTCGGAGAAAACTGTACTTGGTTCAACTGGCTGCTGGTGTGATACATTAGCGCTCACTAGTCTTGTTAATGCGCGTATGCAAATGTATGAGCATCTACACTTGAAGACCATGTCAACAGAAGCAGTAGCACAGATGTTgtctatacttatgtacaaCCGTCGCTTTTTCCCTTACTACGTTTCAAATGTATTGGCTGGACTTGACTCGGAAGGAAAGGGTGTTGTCTATTCATACGATCCGATTGGTCACTGCGAACGTACCACATACCGCGCAGGTGGTTCGGCCGGTACGTTGCTGCAACCAGTATTGGACAACCAAATTGGTGGAAAAGATAGAGACGTGAAAAACAAACCTAAAGTACCCTTGGAGAAGGCTAAGGAAGTAGCTAAAGATGCTTTCATTTCAGCCGCGGAACGTGATATATACACTGGTGATTCAGTAATCTTGAAAGTCATCACGAAAGATGGAATTACAGAAGAAGAGGTGCAACTGCGCAAggattaa
- the LOC120778769 gene encoding protein anon-73B1 — MGAIFENGLRLGRYNSDDLFSALLRYGLFLGAIFQLICIAASILLPAASEGSNGEDGNEDYKFNGEMGNMRRLHKLRKQDKKKRR, encoded by the exons ATGGGGGCCATTTTTGAAAATGGCTTGAGGTTGGGCAGATATAACAGTGACGATCTCTTTAGTGCGCTGCTACGTTATGGATTATTTCTAGGCGCAATATTTCAGCTCATCTGTATTGCTGCATCGATTTTGCTTCCTGCTGCTAGTGAAGGATCGAATGGCGAAGATGGAAACGAG GATTATAAATTCAACGGCGAAATGGGAAATATGCGGCGATTGCACAAGTTACGCAAACAGGATAAAAAGAAGCGACGTTGA
- the LOC120777812 gene encoding uncharacterized protein LOC120777812 — MSSRKISLLLLVACSIALIHARPNEKLAARLSRLYLDPANDERFNDIEQFNGDEMQYSARKDMKDKEVILRIMDESTKKPDESVALTQSAEIEEGLTRSMVSSIFRFMGNVMGHFIR, encoded by the exons ATGTCTAGTCGTAAAATTTCGCTTCTATTGTTGGTGGCAT GTTCCATAGCATTAATACACGCACGGCCTAATGAAAAGCTTGCTGCGCGGCTCTCACGTCTCTACTTGGATCCAGCGAATGACGAACGCTTCAATGACATCGAACAGTTCAACGGCGACGAAATGCAGTATTCCGCCAGAAAGGATATGAAGGATAAAGAAGTAATATTACGGATTATGGATGAATCCACCAAAAAACCTGATGAAAGTGTTGCACTCACCCAAAGTGCCGAAATAGAGGAGGGACTAACGCGTTCGATGGTTTCTTCGATATTCAGATTTATGGGCAATGTGATGGGACACTTTATACGttaa
- the LOC120777750 gene encoding protein Mo25, with protein MPLFGKSQKTPAELVRSLKEAINALETGGDRKAEKAQEDVSKNLVSIKNMLYGSSDSEPPADYVVAQLSQELYNSNLLLLLIQNLHRIDFEGKKHVALIFNNVLRRQIGTRSPTVEYICTKPEILFTLMAGYEDAHPEIALNSGTMLRECARYEALAKIMLHSEEFFKFFRYVEVSTFDIASDAFSTFKELLTRHKLLCAEFLEANYDRFFTQHYQRLLNSENYVTRRQSLKLLGELLLDRHNFTVMTRYISEPENLKLMMNMLKEKSRNIQFEAFHVFKVFVANPNKPKPILDILLRNQSKLVDFLTNFHTDRSEDEQFNDEKAYLIKQIKELKPLPEA; from the coding sequence ATGCCCTTGTTTGGAAAATCACAAAAGACCCCCGCCGAATTGGTGCGGTCGCTTAAGGAAGCAATCAATGCACTAGAAACGGGTGGTGATCGTAAAGCAGAAAAGGCACAAGAGGATGTCAGCAAAAATCTTGTCTCCATTAAAAATATGCTTTACGGTAGCAGTGATTCGGAGCCACCAGCGGATTATGTAGTCGCCCAGCTGTCGCAGGAACTGTATAATAGtaatttattgttgctgttaatacagAACCTGCATCGTATCGATTTTGAAGGCAAAAAACATGTAGCACTGATATTTAATAATGTGCTGCGACGACAAATTGGTACACGTTCACCCACAGTGGAGTACATCTGTACAAAGCCCGAAATACTGTTTACGTTAATGGCCGGCTACGAGGATGCGCATCCAGAGATTGCACTAAATTCTGGAACAATGCTGCGTGAGTGTGCCCGATATGAGGCTCTCGCAAAAATAATGCTGCACTCAGAAGAGTTTTTCAAGTTCTTCCGCTATGTAGAGGTGTCGACCTTCGATATTGCATCAGATGCATTCTCCACTTTCAAGGAATTGCTGACTCGACACAAGTTACTGTGTGCCGAATTCCTAGAGGCCAATTATGATAGGTTCTTTACGCAACATTATCAAAGATTGTTAAATTCGGAAAACTATGTTACCAGACGACAAAGTCTGAAGTTATTAGGTGAATTATTACTAGATCGACACAATTTCACCGTGATGACACGTTACATTTCGGAGCCGGAAAATCTGAAACTTATGATGAATATGTTGAAAGAAAAGTCCCGTAATATACAATTCGAGGCCTTCCACGTCTTTAAGGTGTTTGTAGCAAACCCAAATAAGCCGAAACCTATATTAGATATCTTGCTACGCAACCAATCTAAATTGGTTGACTTTTTAACCAATTTCCATACGGATCGTTCAGAAGATGAGCAGTTTAACGATGAAAAAGCATATCTGATTAAACAGATAAAGGAGCTTAAGCCGCTGCCTGAAGCTTAG
- the LOC120778291 gene encoding prostaglandin E synthase 2 produces the protein MSTLRIGISRRIAAGIGCRSIECNVSPVYRSIGAQCRRYASQVNPKRNGTSTFKLALIGAGIGAASGTAYSVYGNWKDKSSHMEHQRIPPKILKELPDVKITKRFINPNDKSNLNIILFQYQTCPFCCKVRAYLDFMGISYSVVEVDAVLRQDIKWSEQKKVPMILVEQGDGRYIQMSDSSAIISLLASYLNDKETDIGELAKFYPMISYFDDDDKKRLDIMNKYFLMYQDKTPKHATREIQENERKWRTWADSHLVHLISPNCYRTLSEARETFEWFSKAGEWDIYFPKWERDLMVNVGAFAMWGISKIIKRRHGLSDDVRSHIYDALDKWTGELERQKKKFMGGDRPNLADLSVFGVLNSMEGCETFGDCMKNTNIGVWYNNVKEMVDRNRGNLVRRTDLLPLNA, from the exons ATGTCAACTTTGCGAATTGGAATAAGTCGACGAATTGCAGCAGGCATTGGATGCCGGTCTATTGAGTGCAATGTGTCGCCCGTATACAGATCAATTGGTGCACAGTGCAGACGTTATGCATCACAGGTTAATCCAAAAAGAAATGGTACAAGCACCTTTAAATTAGCACTTATTGGAGCAGGCATTGGAGCCGCTTCAGGTACGGCATATTCTGTATATGGAAATTGGAAAGATAAAAGCTCGCACATGGAGCATCAACGTATTCCGCCCAAAATTCTCAAAGAACTACCAGATGTTAAAATAACTAAGCGATTCATTAATCCCAAcgataaatcaaatttaaacatAATACTTTTTCAATATCAAACGTGTCCCTTCTGTTGCAAAGTGCGAGCTTATCTTGATTTCATGGGTATATCGTACTCTGTGGTCGAGGTTGATGCAGTACTGCGACAAGACATAAAATGGTCCGAACAAAAGAAAGTGCCTATGATTTTGGTTGAGCAAGGCGACGGACGTTACATACAGATGTCGGACTCAAGTGCAATTATCTCTCTCTTGGCATCATATTTAAATGACAAGGAAACTGACATCGGCGAGTTAGCCAAGTTTTATCCCATGATATCATATTTCGATGACGACGATAAGAAACGCTTGGATATAATGAACAAATACTTCCTTATGTATCAAGATAAAACACCAAAACATGCAACTCGAGAAATTCAGGA GAACGAACGGAAATGGCGTACGTGGGCGGATTCACATCTTGTGCATCTTATCTCACCCAACTGCTACCGCACTTTGAGCGAAGCACGTGAAACATTTGAGTGGTTTTCGAAGGCAGGCGAATGGGATATTTACTTCCCCAAATGGGAACGTGATCTAATGGTGAATGTGGGTGCATTTGCTATGTGGGgtataagtaaaataataaaacgacGACATGGGTTGTCAGATGATGTACGCTCGCACATATATGATGCACTTGATAAGTGGACCGGAGAACTTGAAAGgcagaaaaagaaatttatggGAGGTGACCGTCCAAATTTAGCTGATCTATCAGTTTTTGGTGTACTTAATAGCATGGAAGGTTGTGAAACATTTGGAGATTGCatgaaaaatacaaacattg GTGTATGGTACAATAACGTAAAGGAAATGGTCGACCGGAATCGTGGCAATTTGGTTAGACGAACAGATTTACTTCCGCTTAATGCTTAA
- the LOC120778770 gene encoding parkin coregulated gene protein homolog: MHITGKECRNYLLQRKNLPIRTVPAFTYQALQKNTIVEPPPKIYIYKKRPVKETLFKMYFRRGDIPVAKRIKGSGKGISGTVKWFCEPKELDYCYYLPIFVDGLADTDIDIRSLAQEAAMDLILKAPHKILPVLPKLILPFKRAFNTRDKRIIISALKVLQTMVLVGPCVGQALVPYYRQLLAVCNLYKNINVNLGSGVDPDRSRRIGDVIEDTLSLLETCGGPNAFINIKYMIPTYESSTHPICEPSAEKPAA; encoded by the exons ATGCACATAACAGGAAAGGAATGTcgtaattatttattacaaagGAAAAATTTG CCTATTCGTACAGTTCCGGCCTTTACTTATCAAGCACTGCAGAAGAACACAATTGTTGAACCACCGCCAAA AATCTATATATACAAGAAGCGCCCTGTTAAGGAAACActtttcaaaatgtatttcCGGCGTGGTGACATCCCGGTAGCTAAAAGAATAAAAGGTAGTGGAAAAGGTATTTCAGGAACAGTGAAATGGTTTTGTGAGCCAAAGGAACTGGACTATTGCTACTATTTGCCAATATTTGTGGATGG TCTAGCGGATACTGATATCGACATACGCTCACTTGCGCAAGAAGCTGCAATGGATTTAATCCTTAAAGCGCCGCATAAAATTTTACCAGTTCTGCCCAAACTGATACTTCCGTTCAAAAGAGCATTCAACACTCGTGATAAGCGAATAATAATATCAGCGCTGAAGGTCTTGCAAACTATGGTTCTGGTTG GGCCTTGTGTTGGACAAGCTCTCGTTCCATACTACCGGCAGCTGTTAGCCGTATGTAATTTATATAAGAACATTAATGTTAACCTCGGTTCTGGTGTTGATCCTGATCGTAGTCGTCGTATCGGCGATGTTATCGAAGATACACTCTCTTTGCTTGAAACATGTGGAGGGCCCAATGCATTTATCAACATAAAGTATATGATTCCGACTTATGAGAGTAGCACCCATCCTATATGTGAGCCGTCGGCAGAAAAACCTGCTGCTTAa
- the LOC120778851 gene encoding uncharacterized protein LOC120778851 — MANTTTKVSFIYVLMVLVLVALASADSESQSKPKQCNEECPTTRDLVCGYDSNCYARFDNKCLYDRLKCNTKHNLETVDMSLCDLAERKTHPAYRLC, encoded by the exons atggcgaatacaacaacaaaagtgtcTTTTATCTATGTGCTAATGG tgCTCGTGCTTGTCGCATTGGCCAGTGCAGATTCAGAGTCACAGTCGAAGCCGAAACAATGCAACGAAGAATGTCCCACGACACGAGATCTTGTTTGCGGTTATGACAGTAATTGTTATGCTAGATTTGACAACAAATGTCTGTACGACCGATTAAAATGTAACACGAAGCACA ATCTCGAAACGGTAGATATGTCTCTGTGTGATTTAGCTGAACGAAAAACCCATCCAGCTTATAGGCTTTGCTAA
- the LOC120777388 gene encoding uncharacterized protein LOC120777388 produces MAITENEFWRKFIEAFREEKVLWEIKNEFYNNRLKRTKSWQRLANKLKEIDKYATIDTAKKRINGMRSCYRRELCKIKATEKSSAGGEDIYEPTLWYFHHLDFLRGNEVTTTGISTLEDPDFENTAHSHSKKRKKSHNNSKFFEKAIEHQAKKPKPIRDDADVFSESWAVLFRKLSAEQQIYAKRAIDEILVHGQLGNLHLNSVQINVVQRDPRTPYTSSGSPTDVYPTAITPAPQILISRSNVNKIDYSQSVLEESAECSSIKSSAQSLNELSRDSQYE; encoded by the exons ATGGCTATTACAGAAAATGAATTTTGGAGAAAATTTATTGAAGCCTTTAGAGAAGAAAAAGTCCTGtgggaaataaaaaatgaattttacaacaataggctaaaaagaacaaaaagttGGCAAAGACTTGCAaacaaattgaaagaaattgatAAGTATGCCACAATTGATACAGCAAAAAAGCGCATTAATGGCATGCGAAGTTGCTATAGGAGAGAATTGTGCAAAATTAAAGCAACTGAAAAGTCTAGTGCTGGTGGAGAGGACATATATGAGCCCACGCTTTGGTACTTTCACCACCTAGACTTCCTTCGAGGAAACGAAGTGACAACGACAGGAATAAGTACGCTGGAAGACCCCGATTTTGAAAATACG GCTCATTCGCATAGTAAAAAACGAAAGAAATCTCACAATAAttcaaagttttttgaaaaGGCAATAGAACACCaagcaaaaaaaccaaaacctaTACGCGATGATGCTGACGTATTTAGTGAATCATGGGCAGTTTTATTTAGGAAATTATCTGCGGAACAGCAAATATACGCTAAACGAGCTATAGACGAGATATTGGTACATGGCCAGTTGGGAAACCTACATTTGAATTCTGTTCAGATAAATGTTGTGCAAAGAGATCCAAGAACTCCATATACCTCTTCAGGATCCCCAACAGATGTTTATCCAACAGCCATAACTCCAGCGCCACAAATACTTATATCAAGAAGCAATGTGAATAAAATTGATTATTCTCAATCAGTGTTAGAGGAATCAGCTGAGTGTAGTAGTATAAAATCCTCAGCTCAATCTTTAAATGAACTTTCTAGAGATTCCCAGTAtgagtaa
- the LOC120777813 gene encoding uncharacterized protein LOC120777813, whose translation MLTVEVALCLLLMCSFANCAESASVAEKKPQPAIVNGPPSVTGKCDLESNCKINETTIPLCRYDDGAGCIRKYASKCHLEIAECMAGTKYTDYSNDYCSMDTYLCEEGYERWTIFFGYEKA comes from the exons atgCTAACCGTAGAAGTCGCgctatgtttattattaatgt gCTCTTTTGCGAATTGTGCGGAGAGTGCCAGCGTTGCTGAGAAGAAGCCACAACCTGCTATAGTTAACGGTCCTCCAAGTGTGACAGGAAAATGTGATCTTGAGAGTAATTGTAAGATAAATGAAACTACTATACCGTTATGTCGTTATGATGACGGTGCGGGTTGCATACGGAAATATGCATCGAAATGCCATTTGGAGATAGCAGAGTGTATGGCTGGTACGA aatacACAGATTACAGCAACGATTATTGCTCAATGGACACTTATCTATGTGAGGAGGGCTATGAGCGCTGGACGATATTCTTTGGATATGAAAAAgcttaa
- the LOC120778768 gene encoding uncharacterized protein LOC120778768 — translation MRLAFLLILLHGQTLNLFVECIPSTDCGDVSDCVPESQNGICALDRQLVCFKHFDSLCHLKYEECQNQREYEVYLQAYCENFAFMCNT, via the exons ATGCGCTTAGCAttcttattaatattattacacgGACAGACATTGAATT TGTTTGTTGAATGCATTCCATCAACGGATTGTGGCGATGTGTCTGACTGTGTTCCGGAGAGTCAAAATGGTATATGTGCACTCGATCGGCAACTTGTgtgttttaaacattttgacTCCTTATGCCATCTGAAGTATGAAGAGTGCCAAAATCAAAGAG AGTACGAGGTTTATTTGCAAGCATACTGCGAAAATTTTGCCTTTATGTGTAACACCTAA